The DNA sequence GAGAAACTTCCTCTGCATTCTTCTCCCATCTGGAAATCGAATGCACAAACTGCATAAAAGGCTTCGATCACAGTCTCCTTTTGGCTCTTCTGTCAGAACCGGGAACTCAAACATGTCATCGCTTGACAGACAAGTCTCTTCAAATTCTATACCCCAAGAAGGAGGAGTCGTCACAACGCGATCGTCGTCCCAAAACGTAGACATGTCATGATGGTCGTCGTAAGCCTGGCTGCTTACAAACCaaatcttctctgttttgatacGTTTGTTGCTTGTCAGAGATGCAACATGTTCGTGAGGACCAACATCCCTGTACTTCATCAAATCCTCGAGAAAATCATGAGCTTCAATCATACCGCTCCATGTACGCATCTTCTGGCCAGTGATGGGATCGATGAGGAGAATCACGGGAGGAGAAGAGTCGATCTTGTAAAAAGTTGATATTTTATGCCCTTCCTCGGTATCATCGTAGACCTGCCACAAGACGAAGCCGGACCTGATCGCTTGAGACACGGCGTCGTTTGACCATACATCTCGGTTAAGAGTGTGGGAAGCAAACTCTATCGTTGATTGGAGGTTGACAAGCAGCCATAGATCCTCTCTAGAGGAAGTTGCTTTCGCTTCTTCAAAGGAACCGTTGAAAAGCAGATCCAGAGGAGGACGGTACAAGGAAGATAACCTAGAATCTGACGGTTCTTCTGGTGTCGAGTCGTCCCAGACATCTTCAGGACATACTGCGACCGAAGTTGGACACATGAGAGCATCGTGACAACACGGAGATTGATAATAAGAGATGAGAAAGAGGTTAATGGCATCATCCAGTTTCCACCTTGTTGCCTCAAGGAAGTGGATTGCGATTTCCTCAGGCTGACCTGCGGTTATATTGATGAAAGACGAGATTAGTTGTCTCTGTTTGCGGTCACTCGTTTCATTCTCCATTGTTTGCTGTgtttttttgagagagagagattgggagaAAATTAATATGTGGAAAACCTAAAAGACGGATTGAAGAATTTGTTAAGAGTGGGTTCATTTATAGAGAGATAAGAGAGGACATCCTAAGTTTTCATTTCCTTTTCCTAATCCAGTTTTGTTCAACGCACAGctgaacaaacaaaaaggaaactcctttttgcttttttgttttgtttgatatattttccacttgtttttttttttggatattgtatATTCTCTTGCTTAAAACCctattagcttttttttttttttttttgatatatttccaattttgggattttgtatatttttttgtggtttcctttttgcttttgattattatattgACTGTATAACACAATTCGGtggctctattttttttt is a window from the Camelina sativa cultivar DH55 unplaced genomic scaffold, Cs unpScaffold01281, whole genome shotgun sequence genome containing:
- the LOC104774071 gene encoding putative plant UBX domain-containing protein 14 is translated as MENETSDRKQRQLISSFINITAGQPEEIAIHFLEATRWKLDDAINLFLISYYQSPCCHDALMCPTSVAVCPEDVWDDSTPEEPSDSRLSSLYRPPLDLLFNGSFEEAKATSSREDLWLLVNLQSTIEFASHTLNRDVWSNDAVSQAIRSGFVLWQVYDDTEEGHKISTFYKIDSSPPVILLIDPITGQKMRTWSGMIEAHDFLEDLMKYRDVGPHEHVASLTSNKRIKTEKIWFVSSQAYDDHHDMSTFWDDDRVVTTPPSWGIEFEETCLSSDDMFEFPVLTEEPKGDCDRSLLCSLCIRFPDGRRMQR